One genomic window of Leptospira saintgironsiae includes the following:
- a CDS encoding TolC family protein, whose translation MLRPANIPSLRKFYLRLLLVGAFGFSTSHFAQELDPSLQNRPRVLKLTLKEAVNYVLANNITVRNAGMEFVKADTAELKNLSQYAWTLVGGFSKTKTNLPLNNNNVLSGTKISNDRVNVGIQKNFQTLTYFSLELSHTRFDADAFETQAAAARLGAVGSYLAAPPQYTDALTVTLGQELLKYSFGQTEKEKQKVLQQNAVIRRDELVNILAQLVVKTLVDYWSLSVYDSQVETFDRLEKNTKNIRDLTVRKRNLGLSEGFEVNQWNSALTQTENSLERAKLSRSEAERNLIRVLNVDPSSKISGITDLQEKVPNDINPTKDYQYALDHRIDLKNLIRQRQIAELELKIKNAEDMPSLKITGSYSTRGQTFLNPQTNYVNPDTGMMSFKYPEKTLNFALSYPLFDTGIQTDIRDAKLKLDILSKQETELRTLIKEELDNRYYAIVAGQDLLETANTRKEEAEKFYKGVQARFNQGRFTAVLVKSALDGLIQAELQVAQARINFNVDIIRYELARNSVFEKFGVNVDEIVDTIIKNEVARAQQATPSNN comes from the coding sequence ATGCTTAGGCCTGCAAATATTCCTTCGTTAAGGAAATTTTATCTGCGACTCTTGCTTGTCGGAGCTTTTGGTTTTTCAACCTCCCACTTCGCCCAAGAGTTAGACCCTTCCCTTCAAAATAGGCCTAGAGTTCTTAAACTTACTTTGAAAGAAGCGGTCAATTATGTCCTAGCGAATAATATCACAGTTAGAAACGCTGGGATGGAATTCGTGAAAGCGGATACTGCCGAGTTAAAAAATCTATCTCAATATGCATGGACGCTGGTCGGCGGTTTTTCGAAAACAAAAACTAATCTTCCTCTGAATAATAATAACGTTCTCTCCGGAACAAAGATCTCAAACGATCGGGTAAACGTAGGGATCCAAAAAAACTTCCAGACTCTGACCTATTTTAGCTTAGAACTTAGCCATACTCGATTTGACGCGGACGCATTCGAGACTCAGGCAGCTGCTGCAAGGCTAGGTGCGGTGGGTTCTTATTTAGCTGCTCCTCCTCAATACACAGATGCATTGACTGTAACTCTTGGTCAGGAACTTTTAAAGTATTCCTTCGGCCAGACGGAGAAGGAAAAACAAAAAGTATTACAACAAAACGCAGTCATTCGTAGAGATGAGCTAGTTAATATTCTCGCTCAACTTGTAGTGAAAACTCTGGTAGATTATTGGAGTTTAAGCGTTTATGATTCTCAGGTAGAAACTTTCGATAGATTAGAAAAGAATACTAAGAATATCAGGGATTTGACTGTTAGGAAACGTAATCTTGGTCTCTCCGAGGGATTTGAGGTCAACCAATGGAATAGTGCTCTCACTCAAACTGAAAATAGTTTAGAAAGAGCAAAACTTTCAAGATCAGAAGCAGAAAGAAATTTGATCCGGGTTTTAAATGTGGATCCAAGTTCTAAAATTTCTGGGATCACTGATCTTCAAGAAAAAGTTCCAAACGATATTAACCCTACTAAAGATTATCAATATGCATTAGATCATAGGATCGATCTGAAAAATTTGATCCGCCAAAGACAGATCGCAGAATTAGAACTGAAGATCAAAAATGCAGAAGACATGCCTTCTTTAAAAATTACAGGAAGTTATTCTACAAGAGGACAAACATTCTTAAATCCTCAAACGAACTATGTAAATCCTGATACTGGGATGATGTCTTTTAAGTATCCTGAAAAAACTTTAAACTTCGCTTTATCTTACCCTCTATTCGATACTGGGATCCAAACCGATATCAGAGATGCAAAACTTAAACTGGATATCTTGTCGAAACAAGAAACAGAATTAAGAACTCTGATCAAAGAAGAATTGGATAATAGATATTATGCAATCGTTGCAGGACAGGATCTTTTAGAAACCGCTAATACTCGTAAGGAAGAAGCGGAGAAGTTTTACAAAGGTGTCCAAGCACGTTTCAATCAGGGAAGATTTACTGCAGTATTAGTTAAGTCTGCTCTGGATGGTTTAATCCAAGCTGAGTTACAAGTGGCTCAAGCAAGGATCAATTTTAACGTGGATATCATTCGCTACGAACTAGCAAGAAATTCCGTTTTCGAAAAGTTCGGAGTGAATGTGGATGAGATCGTAGACACGATCATCAAAAATGAAGTAGCTCGAGCGCAACAAGCTACTCCTTCTAATAATTAA
- a CDS encoding thioredoxin domain-containing protein translates to MKTPDKKLNRLASEKSPYLLQHSTNPVDWFPWSEEAFAKAKSENKIIFLSIGYATCHWCHVMEKESFENETTAEVLNRDYVSIKVDREERPDVDRIYMDALHAMGQQGGWPLNMFLTPEGKPITGGTYFPPAPKYGRKSFTDVLGILTGLWKDKKEELLEASEDLTKHLKESEETRALADTSGLPSPGPEVFENGFLLYDRLYDPDYAGFKSNSVNKFPPSMGLSFLLRYHKSTGEPKALEMVEETLTAMKKGGIYDQIGGGLCRYSTDHHWLVPHFEKMLYDNSLFLEALVECYQAVGEEKYKAYAYDVIEYLHRDMRLQGGGIASAEDADSEGEEGLFYLWTKEEIREVCGQDSSLLDEFWNITEKGNFEERNILHESFRMNFSRLHGLEPSELEEIVSRNRKKLLEKRSSRIRPLRDDKILFSWNCLYIKALTKAAMAFGDGDLLREAEETYKFLENNLIREDGRLLRRFREGEARFLAYSTDYAEFVLASLYLFQAGKGFRYLENAIRYTGEAIRLFRSPSGVFFDSGIDGETLLRRTVDGYDGVEPSANSSFATAFVLLSKLGVVDSEKYLQYADSIFSYFKPEMETYPMNYPYMLSALWLRKSPGRELAVVYSSQEELLPIWKGVGSLFLPETVLVWANDKEAEENGEKFLLLKNRNSGGGVKAYVCVGFHCELPVSDWSSLREKLIED, encoded by the coding sequence ATGAAAACTCCAGATAAAAAATTGAACCGACTCGCGTCTGAAAAAAGTCCTTATCTACTCCAACATTCTACTAATCCTGTAGACTGGTTTCCTTGGTCCGAAGAGGCGTTTGCAAAGGCAAAATCCGAGAATAAAATAATCTTCTTATCCATCGGTTACGCTACTTGTCATTGGTGCCATGTAATGGAGAAGGAATCGTTTGAGAATGAAACCACTGCAGAGGTTTTAAATAGAGATTACGTTTCCATTAAGGTGGACCGGGAAGAAAGACCAGACGTGGATCGGATCTATATGGATGCGTTACATGCCATGGGACAGCAGGGAGGCTGGCCTTTGAATATGTTTTTAACACCTGAAGGTAAACCGATTACAGGTGGGACTTATTTTCCTCCAGCTCCTAAATATGGCCGAAAAAGTTTCACAGACGTTTTGGGAATTTTAACCGGTTTATGGAAGGATAAAAAAGAAGAATTACTCGAGGCTTCCGAAGATCTAACCAAACATTTAAAAGAATCTGAGGAAACGAGAGCGCTTGCTGATACATCTGGGCTCCCATCTCCTGGACCGGAAGTATTCGAGAATGGTTTTTTATTATACGATCGATTGTACGATCCAGACTATGCAGGTTTCAAATCCAATTCCGTAAATAAATTTCCTCCCAGCATGGGACTCAGCTTTTTATTACGTTATCATAAATCTACAGGAGAACCAAAAGCTCTCGAAATGGTAGAAGAGACTCTTACTGCAATGAAAAAGGGTGGGATCTATGACCAGATCGGTGGGGGACTTTGTAGATATTCCACTGACCATCATTGGTTGGTCCCACATTTCGAGAAGATGTTGTACGATAACTCACTCTTCTTGGAAGCATTAGTAGAATGTTACCAGGCAGTTGGGGAAGAAAAATACAAAGCCTATGCCTACGATGTAATTGAATATCTTCATAGAGACATGAGATTACAAGGTGGCGGGATCGCAAGTGCAGAAGACGCAGATTCGGAAGGAGAAGAGGGCTTATTCTATCTTTGGACAAAAGAAGAAATAAGAGAAGTTTGTGGACAAGACTCTTCTCTCTTAGATGAATTTTGGAATATAACCGAAAAAGGAAATTTCGAAGAAAGAAATATTCTACACGAATCTTTTAGAATGAATTTCTCCAGGCTACATGGTTTGGAACCTTCCGAATTAGAAGAGATTGTTTCCAGGAACAGAAAGAAACTTTTAGAAAAACGTTCGAGTAGGATCAGGCCTCTTAGGGATGATAAAATCTTATTCTCTTGGAACTGTTTGTACATCAAGGCTCTAACAAAAGCTGCAATGGCATTTGGAGATGGGGATCTGCTACGAGAAGCCGAAGAAACATATAAGTTTTTAGAAAATAATCTGATCCGAGAAGATGGCCGATTACTCAGAAGATTTAGAGAAGGAGAAGCTAGATTTTTAGCATATAGCACTGATTATGCTGAGTTTGTTTTGGCTTCCTTGTATTTATTCCAAGCTGGAAAAGGATTCAGATATTTAGAGAATGCGATCCGATACACTGGAGAAGCAATCCGACTTTTCAGAAGTCCTTCCGGTGTATTTTTTGATTCAGGAATTGATGGAGAGACATTACTCAGAAGAACAGTAGATGGGTATGATGGAGTGGAGCCTTCTGCAAATAGTTCCTTTGCTACAGCATTTGTTTTACTTTCAAAATTAGGTGTAGTGGATTCGGAAAAATATCTGCAATATGCGGATTCAATCTTCTCCTATTTCAAACCGGAAATGGAAACATACCCAATGAATTATCCATACATGCTATCTGCATTATGGCTCAGAAAATCTCCAGGAAGAGAACTTGCAGTAGTATATTCTTCCCAGGAAGAATTATTACCTATCTGGAAGGGAGTTGGCTCTTTATTTTTACCCGAAACAGTGCTTGTATGGGCTAATGATAAGGAAGCAGAAGAGAATGGAGAAAAATTCTTACTTCTAAAGAACAGAAATTCTGGAGGAGGAGTGAAAGCTTACGTCTGCGTAGGATTTCACTGCGAACTTCCAGTATCAGACTGGTCTAGCTTAAGGGAAAAATTAATAGAAGATTAA
- the rsfS gene encoding ribosome silencing factor: MSPSPKNTPENTMEILKTIHKIMQDKKCEEIAVLNLESVHSYLSFFLICTVNSAVQANAVAREIKKALKGFKLPHKETDKTGTSSSSGWTLLDYGEFIVHIMTPEKREYYNLDRLWRDAERIELS, from the coding sequence ATGAGTCCTTCTCCTAAAAACACCCCGGAAAACACAATGGAAATCCTGAAAACTATCCACAAGATCATGCAGGATAAAAAATGCGAAGAGATTGCGGTTTTAAACCTGGAATCAGTGCATTCATACTTAAGTTTCTTTTTGATCTGTACTGTGAACTCTGCTGTACAAGCGAATGCAGTAGCAAGAGAGATCAAAAAAGCATTAAAAGGTTTTAAACTACCTCATAAAGAGACTGATAAAACAGGAACATCCTCTTCTTCAGGTTGGACCTTATTGGACTACGGCGAATTTATAGTCCATATCATGACTCCTGAAAAAAGAGAATATTATAATCTAGACAGGCTTTGGAGAGATGCAGAGAGAATAGAACTCTCTTAA